A genomic stretch from Deinococcus cellulosilyticus NBRC 106333 = KACC 11606 includes:
- a CDS encoding TetR/AcrR family transcriptional regulator has translation MPRLWDDTLESHRQHLHQAILDTTARLIHEKGLNGVTMQDIARETGIGRATLYKHFKDLAAILSRWHQQHLEQHLQHLQQTLSTPGTPLEHLKQILTLFAEQAHHHPQTELSHLLHQQPHALEAQQHLLHTLTHLIEVAQQQHQVREDTPAGELALFCLHSLTAATRMPEASLDRLVQLILRALKN, from the coding sequence ATGCCCAGACTGTGGGACGACACCCTGGAAAGCCACCGACAGCACCTCCACCAGGCCATCCTGGACACCACCGCCCGCCTGATCCACGAAAAAGGCCTGAATGGGGTGACCATGCAAGACATCGCCCGGGAAACCGGCATTGGTCGCGCCACCCTCTACAAGCACTTCAAGGACCTTGCCGCCATCCTTTCCCGCTGGCACCAGCAGCACCTCGAGCAGCACCTCCAGCACCTCCAGCAGACTTTGAGCACCCCCGGCACCCCCCTGGAGCACCTCAAGCAGATCCTCACCCTCTTCGCCGAGCAGGCCCACCATCACCCCCAGACGGAACTCTCGCACCTGCTGCACCAGCAACCCCACGCCCTGGAGGCCCAACAACACCTCCTGCACACCCTGACCCACCTCATCGAAGTGGCCCAGCAGCAACACCAGGTCAGGGAAGACACCCCTGCTGGGGAACTGGCCCTCTTCTGCCTGCACAGCCTCACTGCAGCCACGCGGATGCCAGAAGCCTCCCTTGACCGACTGGTCCAGTTGATCCTGCGGGCCTTGAAAAATTAA